From the genome of Candidatus Electrothrix communis, one region includes:
- a CDS encoding DEAD/DEAH box helicase, which produces MTTFTDLGLNDELLQALDALGFKEPTPVQVKVIPLMLEQEIDIVSLAQTGTGKTAAFGLPLIHLIDAKDKRTQGLILCPTRELCMQVSRDLESFSRFTQGIKVLAIYGGASIEQQMRELRKGVQIIVATPGRLRDLIRRGKVDISGVRYAVFDEADEMLQMGFQDELNAILAETPKEKNTLLFSATMSREVANIASRYMTNPVEITMGKKNAGAETVTHEYYLINGRDRYPALKRIVDNNPDNFSIIFCRTRRDTQEVADKLIQDGYRADSLHGELSQAQRDLVMDKFRKKHLQLLVATDVAARGLDVNDLTHVINYSLPDDIAGYTHRSGRTGRAGSNGTSIALVDMRERHRIRHIEQKINKKFKKAQIPTGKEICTKQLHSLMEVISNTEVDHEQIDPLYADIEQQLAHLDREQLIKKFISLEFNRFLKYYKNAPDLNQQVSGKDRPSSFQKNTRNTQGNNNFTRVHLNVGRRNGILPENLISTINAAPGGGRIKVGKIEIMRNTATIEGDSRFISQILGAFQHFKVNGKAVTAKVVQAPPTGGGSGRRYGNAGSSRKPWKGRSPRK; this is translated from the coding sequence ATGACCACATTTACAGACCTCGGCCTGAATGATGAACTCCTTCAGGCTCTTGACGCCCTAGGATTCAAAGAACCAACCCCGGTACAGGTCAAGGTTATCCCGCTGATGCTGGAGCAAGAGATCGATATCGTCAGCCTGGCCCAGACCGGAACCGGCAAAACCGCAGCCTTTGGTTTGCCGTTGATCCATCTGATCGACGCCAAGGATAAACGAACCCAAGGCCTGATCCTCTGCCCGACCCGGGAACTCTGTATGCAGGTGTCGAGAGATCTTGAGAGCTTTTCTCGTTTCACTCAAGGAATAAAAGTATTGGCGATCTACGGCGGAGCGAGCATTGAGCAGCAGATGCGCGAGCTCCGGAAAGGTGTGCAGATTATTGTTGCCACACCGGGACGCCTGCGCGACCTGATTCGACGGGGCAAGGTAGATATCTCCGGTGTCCGCTATGCAGTCTTTGACGAGGCCGATGAAATGCTGCAAATGGGTTTCCAGGATGAACTCAACGCTATCCTCGCCGAAACCCCGAAAGAAAAAAACACTCTGTTGTTTTCAGCCACCATGTCCAGGGAGGTTGCCAATATCGCGAGCCGATATATGACCAATCCCGTGGAAATCACCATGGGAAAAAAGAATGCCGGTGCTGAAACTGTCACCCATGAATATTACCTGATCAACGGCAGGGATCGCTATCCCGCCTTAAAACGGATTGTAGATAATAACCCGGACAACTTCTCCATTATTTTCTGCCGAACCAGAAGAGATACCCAGGAAGTGGCGGACAAGCTGATTCAGGACGGCTACCGGGCCGATTCCCTGCACGGAGAATTGAGCCAGGCTCAGCGGGATCTGGTTATGGATAAATTCCGTAAAAAACACCTGCAATTGTTAGTGGCCACTGATGTCGCGGCCCGTGGCCTGGATGTCAACGACCTGACCCATGTTATCAACTACAGCCTGCCTGATGATATTGCTGGCTATACCCATCGCAGCGGGCGTACCGGGCGGGCCGGGAGCAACGGCACCTCCATCGCTCTGGTTGACATGCGAGAACGCCATCGGATCAGACATATTGAGCAGAAGATCAATAAAAAATTCAAAAAGGCCCAGATCCCTACGGGTAAAGAGATCTGCACCAAGCAGCTGCACAGCCTGATGGAGGTTATCAGCAATACCGAGGTGGATCATGAGCAGATTGATCCCCTGTACGCGGATATTGAGCAGCAACTTGCGCATTTGGATCGAGAGCAACTGATCAAAAAATTTATATCCCTGGAGTTCAATCGATTCCTGAAATATTATAAAAATGCCCCTGATCTTAACCAACAGGTCAGCGGCAAAGATCGACCAAGCAGTTTTCAAAAGAATACAAGAAATACGCAGGGAAACAATAATTTCACTCGCGTTCACCTCAATGTCGGACGGCGCAACGGTATTTTGCCGGAAAACCTGATCAGCACGATCAATGCCGCTCCGGGCGGCGGTCGCATCAAGGTGGGCAAGATAGAAATCATGCGCAACACAGCGACCATCGAGGGGGACAGCCGCTTCATCTCGCAGATATTAGGTGCCTTTCAGCATTTCAAAGTTAACGGCAAAGCTGTAACCGCAAAGGTCGTCCAAGCACCTCCTACCGGTGGTGGCAGCGGACGACGATACGGTAACGCGGGCAGCTCACGCAAACCTTGGAAAGGCAGAAGCCCAAGGAAA